Proteins from one Podospora pseudoanserina strain CBS 124.78 chromosome 1, whole genome shotgun sequence genomic window:
- a CDS encoding hypothetical protein (EggNog:ENOG503P690), with protein MALTTALALLASAQVATAHFGIEYPTWRDNTLGSASTSNYSQWEYPCAGVPGDLGNVTDWPLDGGSLVLDLHHEWTYIFVNLGLGENVANFNYSLTDPFLNSTGNGTLCIPKVTLPANLPIQDGSLASIQVVTLGEKGQSLYNCADIRFRQNATVLSGDACKTSEGVSAAAIEIGGTKTAGSTVVGVNVGVLAIVAALTGLFVFGLSV; from the exons ATggccctcaccaccgctctcGCCTTGTTGGCATCCGCTCAGGTCGCCACCGCCCACTTCGGCATCGAGTACCCTACTTGGAGAGACAACACCCTAGGCAGCGCCTCCACAAGCAACTACTCCCAGTGGGAATATCCAT GCGCCGGTGTCCCTGGTGACCTCGGCAACGTGACTGACTGGCCCCTTGACGGCGGCTCCCTAGTTCTCGATCTGCACCACGAGTGGACATATATCTTTgtcaacctcggcctcggtgagAACGTGGCCAACTTCAACTACAGTCTGACCGACCCGTTCCTCAACTCGACAGGCAATGGCACTTTGTGCATCCCCAAGGTGACTCTCCCGGCCAACTTGCCAATTCAGGATGGGTCACTCGCAAGCATTCAGGTTGTGACGCTGGGCGAAAAAGGCCAGTCATTGTACAACTGTGCCGATATCCGGTTCAGGCAAAACGCGACAGTGTTGAGTGGTGATGCTTGCAAAACTTCAGAAGGAGTGTCGGCGGCAGCTATTGAAATAGGGGGCACAAAGACTGCTGGGTCGAccgttgttggtgtcaaTGTTGGCGTATTGGCCATTGTGGCCGCGCTGACTGGTCTATTTGTATTCGGTTTAAGCGTATAA